A stretch of Falco rusticolus isolate bFalRus1 chromosome 2, bFalRus1.pri, whole genome shotgun sequence DNA encodes these proteins:
- the LPAR6 gene encoding lysophosphatidic acid receptor 6, giving the protein MVSSNCSTEDSFKYTLYGCIFSMVFVLGLIANCVAIYIFICTLKVRNETTTYMLNLAISDLLFVFTLPFRIYYFVARNWPFGDILCKISVTLFYTNMYGSILFLTCISVDRFLAIVHPFRSKTLRTKRNAKIVCAAVWITVLAGSTPASFFQSTNRRNNTEQRTCFENFSEDTWKTYLSRIVIFIEIVGFFIPLILNVTCSTMVLRTLNKPLTLSRNKLSKKKVLKMIFVHLVIFCFCFVPYNITLILYSLMRTQTWINCSVVTAVRTMYPVTLCIAVSNCCFDPIVYYFTSDTIQNSIKKNRTTRPRDIRFSERPVSENFIQHSLQTIKMKIFDSDSTI; this is encoded by the coding sequence ATGGTAAGCTCTAATTGCTCCACTGAGGACTCCTTTAAATATACTTTATATGGATGTATCTTTAGTATGGTGTTTGTTCTTGGCCTCATAGCAAACTGTGTTGCtatctacatttttatttgtactttaaaaGTGCGAAATGAAACTACAACTTACATGCTGAATTTAGCAATATCAGATCTGCTTTTTGTGTTTACATTACCCTTCAGGATTTATTACTTTGTAGCGAGAAACTGGCCTTTTGGAGACATTCTTTGCAAGATTTCTGTCACCCTCTTTTATACAAATATGTACGggagcattttatttctgacttGCATAAGTGTAGATCGCTTTTTGGCTATAGTACACCCTTTTCGATCTAAGACTCTCCGAACcaaaaggaatgcaaaaattGTCTGCGCTGCAGTATGGATAACAGTGTTAGCAGGCAGCACACCAGCAAGCTTTTTCCAGTCTACAAACCGCCGCAATAATACTGAACAAAGaacatgttttgaaaacttttcaGAGGACACATGGAAAACCTACCTATCTCGAATTGTTATCTTCATTGAaatagttgggttttttattccACTCATCTTGAACGTgacctgctccaccatggtcTTACGGACTTTGAATAAACCTCTTACATTAAGTCGGAATAAATTAAGCAAGAAAAAGGTACTCAAAATGATTTTTGTCCATTTGGTGatattctgcttctgctttgtgccTTATAACATTACCTTAATACTTTACTCCCTTATGAGAACACAGACCTGGATTAACTGTTCAGTGGTAACTGCAGTCAGGACTATGTACCCCGTCACTCTGTGCATTGCCGTTTCAAACTGCTGTTTTGACCCTATAGTCTACTATTTTACATCAGATACAATTCAAAATTCCATAAAAAAGAACCGGACCACTAGGCCACGGGACATCAGATTCTCTGAAAGGCcagtttctgaaaacttcaTTCAACACAGCCTTCAGAccataaagatgaaaatatttgacAGTGACTCTACAATATAA